The genomic segment TATTAAAAATTTAGATGATGATGAATGTCACAATGCACTTCAAGAATTCAAAGGTGTAGGTTCAAAGGTAGCTGACTGCATAATGTTATTTTCAATGGAAAAGACTTCAGCATTCCCAGTAGATGTATGGGTTAAACGTGCGATGATTCATTTTTATGGGGCAGAGGATGCGTCTCTAAATAAAATTAGAATTTTTGGAAGGAACAAGTTTGGTAAATTAGCAGGTTTTGCGCAGCAATATTTATTCTACTATGCGAGAGAGAATAAAATAAATGTATAGGATAGAATAAAAAAGTTTATTATAGAATGAAAAGTCTAGGATTTTATTTCCTAGACTTTTTATTTTGTCAAGAAATATTAGAATAATATGTTCAATAATGTTAATAATTTATCATTGATGTAATAATATAAATGTCATATAAATCCCTTGATATAACTAATATAATGGTAAATAAACAGATCTGAAAAGAAGTGGAAATACAAGAAAAAACTTTAACTAAAGTAGCTGAGAAATACCAATATATACATATGAAAATAGAACGTATATTAAGAAAATTTAGAAAATTTAAATTATATAATATTTGTTATAATTTTAACAAGAGTATGCTATAATTATTTTGTATTATAAATGTAAGATAAAAATTATTCATGGGAGAGTGTGTATAATGTTTCAGTTTGAGAATCAACTTCTAGCTTTAAAGCACGAGGTTCTTACTAGAGTTGCTGTATTAGCAAAAGAAAATAATATTAGTAAAGAGGAAATAGAAAAAATTCCTTATGCTATGATTGTAGGAGAAGAACCTAAGTATAGAGATTCAGTTGAACGAGAAAGAAATGTAGTATTAGAGAGAGCAAAACTTGCAGCAGGATTTAAACCAACAGGCAAACATGGACAAGATTTAGTTAATATAGAAGAAGAAAAACAAATATTATATGTTATAAAAGAAGCATGTGATAGATGCCCAACAAAGAAGTTCCAAGTTACTGATGCATGTAGAAATTGTATAGCTCATAAGTGTCAAAGTGCATGTAATTTTGGAGCAATTACATATGTTGATGGAAGAGCTTATATAGATCCAGATAAATGTAAGGAATGTGGAATGTGTAAAAAAGCATGTCCATATGATGCTGTTGCAGAAGATATGAGACCTTGTAAGAAGTCATGTCCAACAGGTGCATTAAGCTATAATGCAGAAGATTTGAGTGCTGAAATTACAGAAAGTAAATGTGTAAACTGTGGTGCATGCATGTCAGCATGTCCATTTGGAGCTATAGAAGACAAAAGCTCATTAGTTAAAGTTATTAATAGATTGATGGATAAAGAAGAAAAAATTTATGCAGTAGTTGCACCAGCAATAACAGGGCAATTTGGGCCTAAAACAACTTATGGACAAGTTAAGAATGCAATTAAGGCATTAGGCTTTAAAGATATGTTAGAAGCTGCATGTGGAGCAGATGCAGTTACTGTACATGAAAGTAATGAATTTGTAGAGAGAATGGAAAAAGGGGATAGCTACATGACAAATTCATGTTGTCCAGGATTCCTAAGTTACATTGAAAAAATGATGCCAGATCAAGTTGAGAAAATTTCTGGAACTGTTTCACCTATGGTAGCAACGGGTAGATATATAAAATCTAAAGATAAAGATGCAAAAGTGGTATTTATAGGGCCTTGTACTGCAAAGAAAAGTGAAGTACTAATAGATTCAATAAGGGATGCAGTTGATTATGTATTAACTTTTGAGGAAGTAGTCGCATTATTTGATGCATTTGGAGTTGATCCAACAACTTGTGAAGATATAGTTGTTGATGAAGCATCAATCTTTGGAAGAAATTTTGCTGTTGGGGGAGGATTAACTGCCGCAATACAAAATTATGTACAAGAAAAAGGTGTTAATGTAGACTTTAAACCAGTTCAAGTTTCTGGTGGGGCGGATATCAAAAAAACTATGACAATGGCTAAGGTTGGAAAGTTACAAGGAAACTTTATTGAAGGAATGATGTGTGAAGGTGGCTGTATAAATGGGGCAGCTAAAATTGTATCAGTAATGAAAGCTAAAGCGCCATTTACAAAATTAAACCAGCAAACACCTATTAAGAGTGTATTATCTAATAAGGTGTTAGGTGAATATCACAATGTAAATTTAGAAAGATAATATTAATCTTGATTTTGAAATATAATTAAGTAATTAAAAATTCTATTATTATATAGGTGATCTAGGCAATGAGGTATTTAGAATTTTAAATTATTTATGAAATTTAATAGCTTTATTCTCTATATAAGGTCATAAAAACTCTAATCAGTAATATGTTTATTTGGTTAGAGTTTTTTTATTATTTTAAAAATTCATAATATTAATAATAATATGGAGAAAATTTAAGTAAATGCGATATATTTTGAGATAAGGAGTAATATTCGCTGAAAAATGGGATATAATATTAGAAGTAATGTTTGAATTATATGGGTATAAAGGATATTATAATTATGTTAGCACTCGACAATGATGAGTGCTAACAGAAAATAAACTGAAATGATAATATATATTTTAAGGAGGGTTTTTTCATGAACATTAAACCACTTGGTGAAAGAGTAGTAATTAAAAAATTAGAGGCAGAAGAAAAGACTAAGAGTGGAATAGTCTTAACTGGTACTGCAAAGGAAAGACCACAAGAAGCAGAAGTGGTTGCAGTAGGACCTGGAGCTATTGTAGACGGAAATAGAGTAGCTATGGAAGTAAAAGTTGGAGATAAAGTATTATATTCAAAATATGCTGGAACAGAAGTAAAGGTTGATGGCGAAGAATATACTATATTAAAGCAAGATGATATTCTAGCAATAGTTGAATAGTTAAAGTGTTAATAACTAGATATTTAAATATAAAAAATAAATTCAATTAGAAACGATAATAAATAACATATATAAGGAGCGTGTGATATAAATGGCTAAGATGTTAAAATTCGGAGAAGATGCAAGAAGATCTATGCAAATAGGTGTAGATAAATTAGCAGATACAGTTAAAGTGACTTTAGGACCTAAGGGAAGAAATGTTGTTTTAGATAAAAAATTTGGTGCACCATTAATTACAAATGACGGTGTTTCAATTGCAAGAGAAATAGAATTAGAAGATCCATATGAAAACATGGGTGCTCAATTAGTTAAAGAAGTTGCAACAAAGACTAATGATGTAGCAGGAGATGGAACTACAACTGCAACATTACTTGCTCAAGCAATAATTAGAGAAGGTCTAAAGAATGTTACAGCTGGAGCTAATCCAATACTAATTAGAACAGGTATTAAAATGGCTGTAGATAAAGCTGTTGAAGAAATCCAAAAGATTTCTAAGCAAGTAGATGGAAAAGAAGATATAGCTAGAGTTGCTGCAATCTCAGCTGCTGATGAAGAAGTTGGTAAGTTAATTGCAGATGCTATGGAGAAGGTTGGTAACGAAGGCGTTATTACTATAGAAGAATCTAAATCAATGGGAACAGAATTAGATGTTGTAGAAGGTATGCAATTCGATAGAGGATACGTATCACCTTACATGGCTACAGATACTGAAAAAATGGAAGCTGTTTTAGAAAATCCATATATATTAATAACTGATAAGAAAATTTCTAACATACAAGAAATATTACCAGTACTTGAACAAATAGTTCAATCAGGTAAAAAGTTATTAATCATTGCTGAAGATATTGAAGGAGAAGCAATGGCTACATTAGTAGTTAATAAATTAAGAGGAACATTTACTTGTGTAGCTGTTAAGGCACCAGGATTTGGAGATAGAAGAAAAGAAATGTTACAAGATATTGCAACATTAACTGGTGGAACAGTAATAGCTGAAGAATTAGGCAGAGAATTAAAAGATGTTACTATTGATATGCTAGGTACAGCTGATAGTGTTAAAGTAAGTAAAGAAAACACTGTTATAGTTAATGGTAAAGGTGATTCTAATGCAATAAAAGAAAGAATTAACCAAATTAAAGCTCAAATAGAAGAAACTTCTTCAGAATTTGATAAAGAAAAACTACAAGAAAGATTAGCTAAATTAGCTGGAGGTGTTGCAGTAATTAAAGTTGGTGCAGCAACTGAAACAGAATTAAAAGAAAAGAAACTTAGAATAGAAGACGCATTAGCTGCAACAAAGGCTGCTGTTGAAGAAGGAATAGTAGCAGGTGGTGGAACTGCTTATGTTAATGTAATAAACGAAGTTGCAAAATTAACTTCAGATGTTGCGGATACACAAATTGGTATCAATATAATAGTTAAATCATTAGAAGAACCAGTAAGACAAATAGCTACTAATGCAGGTGTAGAAGGTTCAGTAATAATTGAAAAAGTTAAGAATAGTGAACCAGGAATAGGATA from the Clostridium beijerinckii genome contains:
- a CDS encoding 4Fe-4S dicluster domain-containing protein, which codes for MFQFENQLLALKHEVLTRVAVLAKENNISKEEIEKIPYAMIVGEEPKYRDSVERERNVVLERAKLAAGFKPTGKHGQDLVNIEEEKQILYVIKEACDRCPTKKFQVTDACRNCIAHKCQSACNFGAITYVDGRAYIDPDKCKECGMCKKACPYDAVAEDMRPCKKSCPTGALSYNAEDLSAEITESKCVNCGACMSACPFGAIEDKSSLVKVINRLMDKEEKIYAVVAPAITGQFGPKTTYGQVKNAIKALGFKDMLEAACGADAVTVHESNEFVERMEKGDSYMTNSCCPGFLSYIEKMMPDQVEKISGTVSPMVATGRYIKSKDKDAKVVFIGPCTAKKSEVLIDSIRDAVDYVLTFEEVVALFDAFGVDPTTCEDIVVDEASIFGRNFAVGGGLTAAIQNYVQEKGVNVDFKPVQVSGGADIKKTMTMAKVGKLQGNFIEGMMCEGGCINGAAKIVSVMKAKAPFTKLNQQTPIKSVLSNKVLGEYHNVNLER
- the groES gene encoding co-chaperone GroES — protein: MNIKPLGERVVIKKLEAEEKTKSGIVLTGTAKERPQEAEVVAVGPGAIVDGNRVAMEVKVGDKVLYSKYAGTEVKVDGEEYTILKQDDILAIVE
- the groL gene encoding chaperonin GroEL (60 kDa chaperone family; promotes refolding of misfolded polypeptides especially under stressful conditions; forms two stacked rings of heptamers to form a barrel-shaped 14mer; ends can be capped by GroES; misfolded proteins enter the barrel where they are refolded when GroES binds); amino-acid sequence: MAKMLKFGEDARRSMQIGVDKLADTVKVTLGPKGRNVVLDKKFGAPLITNDGVSIAREIELEDPYENMGAQLVKEVATKTNDVAGDGTTTATLLAQAIIREGLKNVTAGANPILIRTGIKMAVDKAVEEIQKISKQVDGKEDIARVAAISAADEEVGKLIADAMEKVGNEGVITIEESKSMGTELDVVEGMQFDRGYVSPYMATDTEKMEAVLENPYILITDKKISNIQEILPVLEQIVQSGKKLLIIAEDIEGEAMATLVVNKLRGTFTCVAVKAPGFGDRRKEMLQDIATLTGGTVIAEELGRELKDVTIDMLGTADSVKVSKENTVIVNGKGDSNAIKERINQIKAQIEETSSEFDKEKLQERLAKLAGGVAVIKVGAATETELKEKKLRIEDALAATKAAVEEGIVAGGGTAYVNVINEVAKLTSDVADTQIGINIIVKSLEEPVRQIATNAGVEGSVIIEKVKNSEPGIGYDALHGEYINMIKGGIVDPTKVTRSALQNAASVASTFLTTEAAVADIPAKETPMPGAPGMGMDGMY